In the genome of Candoia aspera isolate rCanAsp1 chromosome 1, rCanAsp1.hap2, whole genome shotgun sequence, one region contains:
- the ACY3 gene encoding N-acyl-aromatic-L-amino acid amidohydrolase (carboxylate-forming), giving the protein MSHPQYLPSLRRVAVCGGTHGNEMSGVYLVKHWLQDPSELQRSTFQVIPFVGNPRAVEQCVRYVGRDLNRTFAAAFLNTQASDSDLYEIQRAQEINQIFGPKGSSQAYDFMFDLHNTTANMGSCLLMNSEFSLLSMHMCNYIQKHCTVRHCPILLCQSPGEEAAFTMSVAKNGLELELGPQPQGVARADQLARMRSIMACALDFIELFNKGTLFPAFEIEAYKLAGRTDFPRYPNGEISAVIHPNLQDKDFQPLKPGDPVFQTFDGEDILHDSDDTFFPVFINEAAYYEKKTAFCKTKKATFAQPALQKAF; this is encoded by the exons ATGTCACACCCACAATACCTTCCCTCCTTGAGACGTGTGGCAGTATGCGGGGGCACTCATGGGAATGAAATGTCAGGTGTTTACCTAGTCAAGCACTGGCTACAGGACCCATCTGAGTTGCAGCGCAGCACCTTCCAGGTCATACCTTTTGTGGGCAACCCACGTGCAGTTGAGCAGTGTGTGCGCTATGTTGGGAGGGATCTTAATCGTACATTTGCTGCAGCTTTTCTGAA TACCCAGGCTTCAGATTCAGACCTTTATGAGATTCAACGTGCTCAGGAGATCAACCAGATCTTTGGACCCAAGGGTTCATCTCAAGCCTATGACTTCATGTTTGACCTACACAACACCACAGCCAACATGGGTTCCTGCCTCTTAATGAACTCTGAATTTAGCCTGTTGTCCATGCACATGTGTAATTACATCCAG AAACACTGCACAGTGAGACACTGTCCCATCTTACTCTGTCAATCACCTGGCGAGGAGGCTGCTTTCACCATGTCAGTGGCTAAAAATGGGCTAG AATTAGAGCTGGGCCCACAACCCCAGGGAGTGGCTCGAGCTGACCAGCTTGCTAGGATGAGATCGATTATGGCCTGTGCTTTGGACTTCATTGAGCTTTTTAACAAAG GCACCTTGTTCCCAGCCTTTGAAATTGAGGCATACAAACTGGCTGGACGTACGGACTTCCCCCGTTATCCCAACGGGGAGATTTCTGCTGTAATACATCCAAATCTACAG GATAAAGATTTCCAACCCCTGAAGCCTGGGGACCCAGTTTTCCAGACTTTTGATGGAGAGGATATTCTGCATGATAGTGATGACACCTTCTTCCCAGTCTTCATCAATGAAGCAGCCTACTATGAGAAGAAAACAGCTTTTTGCAAGACCAAAAAGGCCACATTTGCCCAACCAGCACTGCAGAAGGCATTTTAA